One Streptosporangium sp. NBC_01495 DNA window includes the following coding sequences:
- the mgrA gene encoding L-glyceraldehyde 3-phosphate reductase, with protein sequence MTYIAANDRYDDRQPYNRVGKSGLKLPAVSLGLWHNFGDDKPFEVQRDILRRAFDLGVTHFDLANNYGPPPGTAETNFGRHFRQDFAPYRDELVISTKAGYDMWPGPYGEWGSRKYLLSSLDRSLERMGIDYVDIFYSHRFDPDTPLEETMGALDHAVRSGKALYAGISSYSPEHTKEAARILREMGTPLLIHQPSYSMLNRWIEGGLLDVLEEEGVGCIAFSPLAQGMLTDRYLNGIPEGSRASQGRFLTPDMLTDETMRHIRTLNEIAGRRGQSLAQMALAWALRDRRVTSVLIGASSVKQLENSLAAVEKPSFDAGELEAIDKDAVDAGINIWATSSEA encoded by the coding sequence GTGACGTATATCGCGGCGAACGACAGGTACGACGACCGGCAGCCGTACAACAGGGTCGGCAAGAGCGGGCTCAAGCTGCCCGCCGTCTCCCTGGGGCTCTGGCACAACTTCGGCGACGACAAGCCCTTCGAGGTCCAGCGGGACATCCTGCGGAGGGCCTTCGACCTGGGGGTGACCCACTTCGACCTGGCCAACAACTACGGCCCGCCGCCCGGGACCGCGGAGACCAACTTCGGGCGGCACTTCCGCCAGGACTTCGCCCCGTACCGCGACGAGCTGGTCATCTCCACCAAGGCGGGCTACGACATGTGGCCGGGCCCGTACGGCGAGTGGGGGTCGCGCAAGTACCTGCTGTCCAGCCTGGACCGGTCGCTGGAGCGGATGGGGATCGACTACGTCGACATCTTCTACAGCCACCGGTTCGACCCGGACACCCCGCTCGAGGAGACGATGGGCGCGCTGGACCACGCGGTCCGGTCGGGCAAGGCGCTGTACGCGGGCATCTCGTCCTACTCTCCCGAGCACACCAAGGAAGCCGCGCGGATCCTGCGGGAGATGGGCACGCCGCTTCTGATCCACCAGCCTTCGTACTCGATGCTGAACCGGTGGATCGAGGGCGGCCTGCTCGACGTCCTGGAGGAGGAGGGCGTGGGCTGCATCGCGTTCTCGCCGCTGGCGCAGGGCATGCTGACCGACCGCTACCTGAACGGGATCCCGGAGGGGTCGCGGGCCTCGCAGGGGCGCTTCCTCACCCCGGACATGCTCACCGACGAGACGATGCGGCACATCCGCACCCTGAACGAGATCGCGGGCCGGCGCGGCCAGTCGCTGGCGCAGATGGCGCTGGCGTGGGCGCTGCGCGACAGGCGCGTCACCTCGGTGCTGATCGGCGCGAGCAGCGTCAAGCAGCTGGAGAACAGCCTCGCGGCGGTGGAGAAGCCGTCGTTCGACGCCGGGGAGCTGGAGGCGATCGACAAGGACGCGGTCGACGCGGGCATCAACATCTGGGCCACGTCCAGCGAGGCCTGA